One window of Equus quagga isolate Etosha38 chromosome 4, UCLA_HA_Equagga_1.0, whole genome shotgun sequence genomic DNA carries:
- the CEP19 gene encoding centrosomal protein of 19 kDa, translating into MTCTAKQCGIRFQPPAIILIYENEMKGKSRQRIMPVRNFSKFSDCSRAAEQLKNNPRHKSYLERVSLRQLEKLFTFLRGYLWGQSLAETMEQIQRETTIDPEEDLNKLDDKELAKRKSIMDELFEKNQKKKDDPNFVYDVEVEFPQDEQLQSCGWDTESADEF; encoded by the exons ATGACATGCACTGCCAAGCAATGTGGAATTCGGTTCCAGCCTCCAGCTATTATCTTAATCtatgagaatgaaatgaagggaaaaagtcGCCAGCGCATCATGCCAGTCCGAAACTTTTCGAAGTTTTCAG ACTGCAGCAGAGCCGCTGAACAATTAAAGAATAATCCACGACACAAGAGTTACCTGGAACGAGTATCCCTGAGGCAGCTAGAGAAGTTATTCACTTTTTTACGAGGTTACTTGTGGGGCCAGAGTTTGGCAGAAACAATGGAACAAATTCAACGGGAAACAACCATTGATCCTGAGGAAGACCTGAACAAACTAGATGACAAGGAACTTGCCAAAAGGAAGAGCATCATGGATGaactttttgagaaaaatcagaagaagaaggatgatccaaattttgtttatgaCGTTGAAGTTGAGTTCCCACAGGATGAACAACTGCAGTCCTGCGGCTGGGACACGGAGTCAGCTGACGAGTTCTGA